The Streptomyces nitrosporeus genome includes a window with the following:
- a CDS encoding SPOR domain-containing protein, with amino-acid sequence MPGRGAMTDSGAVLPWMVIRRDDNGSRYRVGRYATRDEAQKIADGLDRQARRQLYRVERVSQSTHP; translated from the coding sequence ATGCCGGGGAGGGGCGCGATGACCGACAGCGGTGCCGTCCTGCCCTGGATGGTGATCAGACGGGACGACAACGGCAGCCGTTACCGGGTGGGGCGCTACGCCACACGGGACGAGGCCCAGAAGATCGCGGACGGCCTGGACCGTCAGGCGCGCCGGCAGCTCTACCGGGTGGAGCGCGTGAGCCAGAGCACGCACCCCTGA
- a CDS encoding S8 family peptidase has protein sequence MAVKRPAHYARRLAATSVLTGAALALTTAASLPALASTNAPEGVIENAGVPGAISGSYIVTLDESAAEAGSAEGRALAAEYGAKIKKTYRTAVNGYSVRLSEAQAKKFAADPAVESVVQNRTFTISATQPSPPSWGLDRIDQAALPLNQSYTYPDKAGEGVTAYVIDTGVRISHSDFGGRASNGYDAIDDDNVAQDGHGHGTHVAGTVAGASYGVAKKAKIVGVRVLDNSGSGTTEQVVAGIDWVAANAVKPAVANMSLGGGADSVLDAAVQGAIDAGITFAVAAGNESTNASTKSPARVAAAITVGSTTSTDARSSFSNYGSIVDIFAPGSSITSAWNTGDSATNTISGTSMASPHVAGAAALYLADHPGQTPAQVSAGLVAAATSGVVTNPGTGSPNKLLYVGTGGTTPPPGDRFESTTGYTIADNATVESPITVTGVAGNAPAALSVPVNITHTYSGDLRIDLVAPDGSVYNLKAYGTGGSADNVITTYTVNASSETANGTWKLRVGDNATYDTGRINSWALQF, from the coding sequence ATGGCAGTGAAGCGACCCGCGCACTACGCGCGAAGACTGGCCGCGACCAGCGTTCTCACCGGCGCCGCTCTCGCCCTGACGACCGCCGCGTCCCTCCCGGCCCTGGCCTCGACGAACGCGCCGGAAGGCGTGATCGAGAACGCCGGCGTCCCCGGCGCCATCAGCGGCAGTTACATCGTCACCCTCGACGAGTCGGCGGCCGAGGCCGGATCGGCCGAGGGCAGGGCCCTCGCCGCCGAGTACGGCGCGAAGATCAAGAAGACGTACCGCACGGCGGTCAACGGCTACTCGGTCCGGCTGTCCGAGGCACAGGCGAAGAAGTTCGCCGCGGACCCGGCCGTCGAGTCCGTGGTCCAGAACCGCACCTTCACCATCTCGGCCACCCAGCCCTCGCCGCCGTCCTGGGGCCTGGACCGGATCGACCAGGCGGCCCTGCCGCTGAACCAGAGCTACACCTACCCCGACAAGGCGGGCGAGGGCGTCACCGCGTACGTCATCGACACCGGGGTGCGCATCAGCCACAGCGACTTCGGCGGCCGGGCCTCCAACGGGTACGACGCCATCGACGACGACAACGTCGCGCAGGACGGCCACGGCCACGGCACGCACGTCGCGGGCACCGTCGCCGGCGCCTCGTACGGCGTGGCCAAGAAGGCGAAGATCGTCGGCGTCCGGGTCCTGGACAACAGCGGCTCCGGCACCACCGAGCAGGTCGTGGCCGGTATCGACTGGGTGGCGGCCAACGCCGTCAAGCCGGCCGTCGCCAACATGAGCCTCGGCGGGGGCGCGGACTCCGTCCTGGACGCGGCCGTGCAGGGCGCCATCGACGCCGGCATCACCTTCGCCGTCGCGGCGGGCAACGAGTCCACCAACGCGTCGACCAAGTCTCCCGCCCGGGTCGCCGCCGCGATCACGGTCGGCTCCACGACCAGCACCGACGCCCGTTCGAGCTTCTCGAACTACGGCAGCATCGTGGACATATTCGCCCCGGGTTCCTCGATCACTTCGGCGTGGAACACCGGCGACAGCGCCACCAACACCATCTCCGGTACGTCGATGGCCAGCCCGCACGTGGCCGGCGCCGCCGCGCTCTACCTGGCCGACCACCCGGGCCAGACCCCGGCGCAGGTCTCCGCGGGCCTCGTCGCCGCCGCGACCAGCGGTGTGGTCACCAACCCGGGCACCGGCTCGCCCAACAAGCTGCTGTACGTGGGCACCGGCGGAACCACCCCGCCCCCCGGTGACAGGTTCGAGAGCACCACCGGCTACACGATCGCCGACAACGCCACGGTCGAGTCACCGATCACCGTCACCGGAGTCGCCGGCAACGCCCCCGCCGCGCTGAGCGTCCCGGTGAACATCACCCACACCTACTCCGGGGACCTGAGGATCGACCTGGTCGCGCCCGACGGCTCGGTCTACAACCTGAAGGCGTACGGCACCGGCGGCAGCGCCGACAACGTCATCACCACCTACACGGTGAACGCCTCGTCGGAGACGGCCAACGGCACCTGGAAGCTCCGGGTCGGCGACAACGCCACCTACGACACCGGGCGCATCAACTCCTGGGCCCTGCAGTTCTGA
- a CDS encoding NUDIX hydrolase, which translates to MTALIDTVAWVRVEDGRILCARSKGKDAFYIPGGKREDGESDLQTLVREVEEELTVTVDPSSVRHAGTYEAQAHGRPDGVRVRMSCYYADYSGTLAVSNEIEEMAWFSYADRPHVPPVDQLLFDDLKAAGELR; encoded by the coding sequence ATGACGGCACTGATCGACACGGTGGCCTGGGTGCGGGTGGAGGACGGCAGGATCCTCTGCGCCCGGTCGAAGGGCAAGGACGCCTTCTACATCCCCGGCGGCAAGCGGGAGGACGGCGAGAGCGACCTGCAGACCCTGGTGCGCGAGGTCGAGGAGGAGCTGACGGTCACCGTCGACCCGTCGAGCGTCCGGCACGCGGGCACGTACGAGGCCCAGGCCCACGGCCGGCCGGACGGGGTGCGGGTGCGCATGAGCTGCTACTACGCGGACTACAGCGGAACGCTCGCGGTCAGCAACGAGATAGAGGAGATGGCCTGGTTCTCCTACGCGGACCGGCCCCACGTCCCTCCCGTCGACCAGCTGCTCTTCGACGACCTCAAGGCCGCGGGCGAACTGCGCTGA
- a CDS encoding glycoside hydrolase family 18 protein, producing MRRRNLTALTTAACAFALLAGIAPSAGAHGADRGESRHDRAYKRVGYFTQWGVYGRDFQVKDLDTSGTAAKLTHINYAFGNVSADGKCFTGNVPGEADAWADYVRPVSAAESVDGVADTDTQRLAGSFNELRELKAKHPGLKVMISLGGWSWSTHFSDAVRTEASRKALVSSCIDLYIKGNLPVDGARGGDGAAAGLFDGIDVDWEWPGSAGDSDTVYRPEDKRNFTALVHEFRTQLDAYAKSQRKPGKKARHYDLSAYVPTDPAKIDAGFDVRRIMRDFDFVNLQGYDFHVSGEPRTAQQSALYAKGDFSVDQTVRDWKKRGAPAHKLVMGMPFYGQGWTGVTGGGDGLGQPAAAPAPATYAAGYEDYKALRKLAGSGAYTLHRGNGHAWLFDGTTLWTYDDPKVLRTKSAYIREQGLGGAMFWSLDGDTEDGELISAVDRGLGRR from the coding sequence ATGCGTCGAAGAAACCTGACCGCACTGACCACCGCCGCCTGCGCCTTCGCACTGCTGGCCGGAATCGCCCCTTCCGCCGGAGCGCACGGAGCCGACCGGGGCGAGAGCCGTCACGACCGCGCGTACAAGCGCGTCGGTTATTTCACCCAATGGGGTGTCTACGGGCGTGACTTCCAGGTCAAGGACCTGGACACGAGCGGTACCGCGGCCAAGCTGACCCACATCAACTACGCCTTCGGCAACGTCAGCGCGGACGGCAAGTGCTTCACCGGGAACGTGCCGGGCGAGGCCGACGCCTGGGCGGACTACGTCCGTCCGGTGAGCGCGGCCGAGTCCGTGGACGGGGTCGCCGACACGGACACCCAGCGGCTCGCCGGCAGCTTCAACGAGCTGCGCGAGCTCAAGGCCAAGCACCCGGGCCTCAAGGTGATGATCTCCCTGGGCGGCTGGAGCTGGTCCACGCACTTCTCCGACGCGGTGCGCACCGAGGCGTCCCGCAAGGCGCTCGTCTCCTCCTGCATCGACCTCTACATCAAGGGCAATCTGCCCGTGGACGGCGCACGCGGCGGGGACGGGGCCGCGGCGGGCCTCTTCGACGGGATCGACGTCGACTGGGAGTGGCCGGGTTCGGCCGGTGACTCCGACACGGTCTACCGCCCCGAGGACAAGCGGAACTTCACCGCGCTGGTGCACGAGTTCCGCACCCAGCTCGACGCCTACGCGAAGTCCCAGCGCAAGCCGGGGAAGAAGGCCAGACACTACGACCTCTCGGCCTACGTCCCCACCGACCCCGCCAAGATCGACGCGGGCTTCGACGTCCGCCGGATCATGCGGGACTTCGACTTCGTGAACCTGCAGGGATACGACTTCCACGTCTCCGGGGAGCCGAGGACCGCCCAGCAGTCCGCCCTGTACGCCAAGGGCGACTTCAGCGTCGACCAGACGGTCCGGGACTGGAAGAAGCGCGGCGCGCCCGCCCACAAGCTGGTGATGGGCATGCCGTTCTACGGCCAGGGCTGGACCGGAGTCACCGGCGGCGGGGACGGTCTCGGCCAGCCGGCCGCGGCACCCGCTCCCGCCACCTACGCGGCGGGTTACGAGGACTACAAGGCCCTCCGGAAGCTGGCCGGTTCCGGCGCCTACACCCTGCACCGGGGCAACGGCCACGCCTGGCTGTTCGACGGTACGACCCTGTGGACGTACGACGACCCGAAGGTGCTGCGCACCAAGTCCGCCTACATCCGTGAACAGGGTCTCGGCGGTGCGATGTTCTGGTCGCTCGACGGTGACACGGAGGACGGCGAGCTGATCAGCGCCGTCGACCGGGGCCTCGGCCGGCGCTGA
- a CDS encoding GntR family transcriptional regulator, whose translation MAFGEQPAYLRVASDLREKIVDGTLPPHTRLPSQARIREEYGVSDTVALEARKVLMAEGLVEGRSGSGTYVRERPVPRRIARSGYRPESGAGPFRQEQAAEGARGTWESRSEQEGASAEIAERLGIEPGDRVMRTRYVYRDAGEPMMLSTSWEPLAVTGRTPVMLPEEGPLGGCGVVERMAAIDLVVDNVAEEVGARPGLAEELLTLGGVPGHVVMVIARTYYASGRAVETADVVVPADRYRVAYHLPVK comes from the coding sequence GTGGCTTTCGGTGAGCAGCCTGCCTATCTGCGCGTGGCGAGCGATCTCAGGGAGAAGATCGTCGACGGCACGCTGCCGCCCCATACGCGGCTCCCGTCGCAGGCGCGTATCCGTGAGGAGTACGGCGTCTCGGACACCGTCGCCCTGGAGGCGCGGAAGGTGCTGATGGCCGAAGGGCTCGTCGAGGGGCGCTCCGGCTCCGGTACCTATGTGCGCGAGCGCCCCGTGCCGCGCCGGATCGCCCGCTCCGGCTACCGCCCAGAGTCCGGGGCCGGACCGTTCCGGCAGGAGCAGGCGGCGGAGGGTGCCAGGGGTACCTGGGAGTCCCGCAGCGAACAGGAGGGGGCGAGCGCCGAGATCGCCGAGCGCCTCGGCATCGAGCCCGGCGACCGGGTGATGCGCACCCGGTACGTCTACCGGGACGCGGGTGAGCCGATGATGCTCTCCACCTCCTGGGAGCCGCTGGCCGTCACGGGGCGGACCCCGGTGATGCTCCCGGAGGAGGGGCCGCTCGGCGGCTGCGGTGTCGTCGAGCGGATGGCGGCCATCGACCTCGTGGTGGACAACGTCGCCGAGGAGGTCGGCGCGCGCCCGGGGCTGGCGGAGGAACTCCTGACGCTCGGCGGTGTGCCCGGCCACGTGGTCATGGTCATCGCGCGGACGTACTACGCCTCGGGCCGGGCCGTGGAGACCGCCGACGTGGTCGTCCCGGCCGACCGCTACCGGGTCGCCTACCACCTGCCGGTCAAATAG
- a CDS encoding discoidin domain-containing protein, whose protein sequence is MSLKRIPLLTSLVAGALIAPLPPLSHAAAPPAPPVPVCGGTGATDASWNRSSTVFGEAGGYDPYVGNGYLGHRVPPAGAGYASTGRKTGWPLYTPHYDGAFVAGLYARDGDLAGGREMVAALPSWTTLDVRVGRETYGTGTPAGRVSRYRQTLGLRCGVVVTSLRWTTADGRATDLTYEVVADRSDVHAGAVRLRMTPHWSGTATVTGRLDERGARRVAVADDGTFETLGTGTEGAVVQRGSGAGAHTVRVAAGRSYTFEKYVGVDTALTSRDPRASARAAARRAERRGWSGVLDDNAAAWRAAWAAGVEVKGGGDLTGLLRAAQYGLLASTRPGASESIAPAGLTSDNYAGMIFWDAETWMFPGLLATRPELARSVVEYRYRTRHAARANAEKLGYEGLFYPWTSASRGRLDSECQSWDPPHCLTQNHLQGDIALAVWQYYLATGDRDWLAERGWPLLRGIAGFWRSRVTANADGSYSVNDVAGPDEYSNGVDDAVFTNAVAATALRHATRAAGLLGESAPEDWARIADGLRIPYDPERKIFLQYAGYNGSTIKQADTVLLVYPLEWPMEEGAAAATLDHYAARTDPDGPAMTDSVHAVDAAAIGAPGCSTYTYLQRSVRPFTRGPYDLFSEARGEKSGAGDPLSGFPAEDFLTGKGGFLQVFTHGLTGLRLREDGVRLDPLLPPQLGEGVELTGLRYRGRTYDVSIGARTTTVRLTAGDPFTVHTPAGPRRLADTLTLPTRRPDLAPTPDAARCRPATASSETPGLYAEAAVDGSPATAWAPAGGTGTLTVDLERRVRVTSLSPVWTDVAPASHTLETSPDGRTWRPFRAGDVARKVRVTVTSEDPEKPAGVTGLTAGTEEG, encoded by the coding sequence GTGAGCCTCAAGCGCATCCCCCTTCTCACGTCCCTGGTGGCCGGCGCGCTGATCGCCCCGCTGCCCCCGCTCTCCCACGCCGCCGCACCGCCCGCTCCCCCGGTACCCGTGTGCGGCGGGACCGGGGCCACGGACGCGTCCTGGAACCGCTCGTCCACCGTCTTCGGCGAGGCCGGGGGCTACGACCCCTACGTCGGCAACGGCTACCTGGGCCACCGGGTCCCGCCCGCCGGAGCCGGATACGCGTCGACCGGCCGGAAGACGGGCTGGCCCCTCTACACCCCGCACTACGACGGCGCCTTCGTCGCCGGGCTGTACGCCCGCGACGGGGATCTCGCCGGGGGGCGGGAGATGGTCGCCGCCCTCCCCAGCTGGACCACCCTGGACGTACGTGTCGGCCGGGAGACGTACGGCACCGGGACACCGGCCGGGCGCGTCTCGCGCTATCGCCAGACCCTGGGCCTGCGGTGCGGTGTCGTGGTCACCTCGCTGCGCTGGACGACCGCCGACGGCCGCGCCACGGACCTGACGTACGAGGTCGTCGCCGACCGCTCCGACGTGCACGCCGGTGCCGTCCGGCTGCGGATGACCCCGCACTGGAGCGGTACGGCGACGGTCACCGGGCGGCTGGACGAGCGCGGGGCGCGCCGGGTCGCCGTCGCGGACGACGGCACGTTCGAGACCCTGGGGACGGGCACGGAGGGCGCGGTCGTCCAGAGGGGCAGCGGGGCCGGCGCGCACACCGTCCGGGTCGCGGCGGGACGTTCGTACACCTTCGAGAAGTACGTCGGTGTCGACACGGCGCTCACCTCGCGGGACCCGCGGGCCTCCGCCCGGGCCGCCGCCCGGCGCGCGGAGCGGCGCGGCTGGTCCGGCGTCCTCGACGACAACGCGGCGGCCTGGCGGGCCGCCTGGGCCGCCGGCGTCGAGGTGAAGGGCGGCGGTGACCTGACGGGCCTGCTGCGGGCCGCGCAGTACGGGCTGCTGGCCTCCACCCGCCCCGGGGCCTCCGAAAGCATCGCCCCGGCGGGCCTGACCAGCGACAACTACGCGGGAATGATCTTCTGGGACGCGGAGACCTGGATGTTCCCGGGCCTGCTCGCCACCCGCCCCGAGCTGGCCCGGTCCGTCGTCGAGTACCGCTACCGCACCCGTCACGCGGCCCGCGCCAACGCCGAGAAGCTGGGCTACGAGGGCCTGTTCTATCCCTGGACCAGTGCGAGCAGGGGCCGGCTGGACTCCGAGTGCCAGAGCTGGGACCCGCCGCACTGCCTGACCCAGAACCACCTCCAGGGCGATATCGCGCTGGCCGTCTGGCAGTACTACCTGGCCACCGGCGACCGGGACTGGCTGGCGGAGCGCGGCTGGCCGCTGCTCAGGGGGATCGCCGGCTTCTGGCGGTCGCGGGTCACCGCCAACGCGGACGGCAGCTACTCGGTGAACGACGTCGCGGGCCCGGACGAGTACAGCAACGGCGTCGACGACGCCGTGTTCACCAACGCGGTCGCGGCCACCGCCCTGCGCCACGCCACCCGCGCCGCCGGTCTGCTCGGCGAGAGCGCCCCCGAGGACTGGGCCCGGATCGCCGACGGGCTCCGCATCCCGTACGACCCGGAGCGGAAGATCTTCCTCCAGTACGCCGGGTACAACGGCTCGACCATCAAGCAGGCCGACACGGTACTGCTGGTGTATCCGCTGGAGTGGCCGATGGAGGAGGGCGCCGCCGCCGCGACCCTCGACCACTACGCGGCCCGCACCGACCCGGACGGGCCCGCGATGACGGACTCGGTGCACGCGGTCGACGCGGCGGCCATCGGGGCGCCGGGCTGTTCGACGTACACCTATCTCCAGCGCTCCGTACGGCCGTTCACACGCGGCCCGTACGACCTGTTCTCCGAGGCGCGCGGCGAGAAGTCGGGCGCCGGGGACCCGCTGTCCGGCTTCCCAGCCGAGGACTTCCTCACCGGCAAGGGCGGCTTCCTCCAGGTGTTCACGCACGGCCTGACCGGGCTGCGGCTCCGGGAGGACGGCGTACGGCTCGACCCGCTGCTGCCGCCGCAGCTGGGCGAGGGCGTCGAACTGACCGGGCTGCGCTACCGGGGGCGTACCTACGACGTGTCGATCGGAGCCCGGACGACGACGGTCCGGCTGACGGCCGGTGACCCGTTCACGGTCCACACCCCGGCCGGGCCGCGCCGCCTGGCGGACACCCTGACCCTGCCGACCCGCCGTCCCGACCTCGCCCCGACCCCGGACGCGGCCCGGTGCCGGCCGGCGACGGCGAGCTCCGAGACACCGGGCCTGTACGCGGAGGCGGCGGTGGACGGCAGCCCGGCGACCGCCTGGGCGCCGGCCGGGGGGACGGGCACGCTGACGGTGGACCTGGAACGGCGGGTGCGGGTCACGTCCCTCTCCCCCGTGTGGACGGACGTCGCCCCGGCCTCCCACACCCTGGAGACCTCGCCGGACGGACGGACCTGGCGGCCCTTCCGGGCCGGGGACGTGGCCCGGAAGGTGCGTGT